The following coding sequences lie in one Thalassoglobus polymorphus genomic window:
- a CDS encoding NHL repeat-containing protein has protein sequence MSRQQTRRAMLKTSAATAIASVTAPMFLNASDKAGVKSPVVGTGEHVYESVHDWGSDALPNGHSYGGASHGVAVDQQGLIYITHQGGPDSIFVFDADGKFVKSMGKEHQVKNRGKGHGIDIRKEGSEEFLYLAPSDKSLFFTKMTLKGEVVWNRGRDQLHKDSGVLGPKVSYRPTNTSFRPDGGYYLGDGYGSNYIFEYDKDDKFVRVLGGKGSENGKFSTPHGQWLDDRDGVPKLVVADRANKRLQWFDLDGNHLNTLDGFLFPADIDTQGELMLVPDLHARITILDKNNSVLAHLGDDATWREQVLGNGFAMRKSPAQWKAGKFVHPHDACFDMNNDIFCVEWVVGGRVTKLVKA, from the coding sequence ATGAGTCGTCAACAAACTCGCCGGGCGATGTTGAAAACCTCAGCAGCGACCGCCATTGCCAGCGTGACCGCGCCGATGTTCCTCAACGCAAGTGACAAAGCTGGAGTAAAATCGCCAGTTGTTGGAACAGGCGAACATGTTTACGAGTCTGTTCATGATTGGGGAAGCGATGCCCTCCCCAACGGTCACAGCTACGGCGGAGCTTCTCATGGCGTTGCAGTCGATCAGCAGGGGCTCATTTACATCACACATCAAGGTGGACCGGATTCGATTTTTGTTTTCGATGCAGATGGAAAATTCGTCAAGTCGATGGGTAAAGAGCACCAGGTCAAGAATCGTGGGAAGGGCCACGGAATCGATATCCGCAAAGAAGGATCGGAAGAGTTTCTCTATCTTGCTCCGAGTGACAAATCACTCTTCTTCACAAAGATGACTCTCAAAGGCGAAGTCGTCTGGAACCGTGGTCGAGACCAACTTCACAAAGATAGCGGAGTGCTTGGCCCCAAAGTTAGCTATCGGCCGACGAACACCAGTTTCCGCCCCGATGGCGGTTACTATCTCGGTGACGGATATGGCAGCAACTACATTTTTGAATACGACAAGGATGATAAATTTGTGCGTGTTCTGGGAGGAAAAGGTAGCGAGAACGGAAAGTTTTCAACACCTCACGGCCAATGGCTCGACGACCGCGACGGCGTCCCCAAGCTCGTTGTCGCAGATCGTGCAAATAAACGATTACAGTGGTTCGACCTTGACGGAAATCACCTTAATACTTTGGACGGTTTCCTGTTCCCGGCGGATATCGACACACAGGGAGAATTGATGCTCGTTCCAGATTTACATGCCCGAATCACAATTCTGGACAAGAACAATTCGGTCCTGGCACACCTGGGTGATGACGCGACATGGCGAGAGCAGGTTCTTGGGAATGGTTTTGCAATGCGAAAATCCCCTGCTCAGTGGAAAGCTGGGAAATTCGTTCATCCGCACGATGCCTGCTTCGACATGAACAACGACATCTTTTGTGTCGAATGGGTCGTTGGCGGTCGCGTGACGAAACTTGTGAAGGCGTAA
- a CDS encoding DUF1553 domain-containing protein: MLTTEESGRIRVLAQLDEQRVEWFNLSTSLIIDSGELMKSSIFYSFVLILAGPVIHSQGQDRYSQIVKADKPVAWWKFEAPQDGAFLDQSGSGLHARIQGVVAAKQAGPRPSDYPDFSPKNQAIRIDRGKNYLVVQDPGADSVLDFKAGDGITLEAWVKIDDPLSGSYPYIIGKGRTNNPGTHRNNQSYSLRLATAGGKTALSFFFVDPTGLTKHIHEAGHRWTSNASVPADGYWHHVAVTYTFGQEKSLRGYIDGKAVPGKWDLAGDTTAGPIVDDDELWIGSSVGGGATLGASLDEVAIYRTALSPEAIKKHAKVDIKVDHFAFEEIDGDLPSDHVQVDILETVSAGRSWKFLNKEMSPLYQTDLFALDRLPQKYNNKGLIIDRPAPSLIRLSSTVEFDAGEYEFRIRSLDASRLYIDGKLIAETEFMNPRADAHQEYYRLTQYGDEILSLAAGQLEDHQKVVLTAGKHNVVVYRLVGNKGKGNYLGEFNVGYAKTGEQLKFLAPERDLDYTDEGWLTFKNEERQRLIDWNQRERLAISQAEQKYWQQRHAWAKTQAGPEIDVPEIQDAPSLKSNLDKFIFASLQKEELKPTGQISDSEFLRRVSLDTIGTIPSPKLIQEFFELPKETRRAEIIEKLLNDQGWADHWVGYWQDVLAENPGLTKPELNNSGPFRWYLYESFLDNKPFDRFVTELSLMEGSKYSGGPAGFSVASQNDVPMAAKAHILGTAFLAVEMKCARCHDAPYHDVKQEDLFSIAALLKRDAQKVPGSSTIPLSTEEVASLSVKVTLQPGSSVKPKWPFAQFVSATDADHPVLAEEFVRNANDSRHQLAAMLTSPHNKRFSQVIVNRVWAKLIGRGIVQPVDDWEEAEISHPELLDYLSREFILSGYDLKALTRTILLSDIYQRAPVPGLLADNIGAEKFRGPIRRKMTGEQLADSLYAATGKSFGSEKLTMDADGKRPDSIFVHLGTPERAWQLITVSNERDRPSMSIPVAQSIIDLMSAYGWRQQRQEPLTHREDPLTALQPMALANGTSSLKAIDFSDDSALTHEALQDQPVEVFVEHLFERLLTRTPTSNEREMFSGQLRKGYETRIVAGPEAVPPKRMFRSGITWINHFHPDADREAMDRSREILEGDPKSVRLDPDWRQRAEDVVWVLVNSPEFVFVP, from the coding sequence TTGTTGACCACTGAAGAGAGCGGCCGAATTCGAGTTCTTGCGCAGCTCGATGAACAGCGAGTGGAATGGTTCAACCTCAGCACATCTTTGATTATTGATAGCGGTGAATTGATGAAGTCTTCCATATTTTATTCGTTCGTTCTCATCCTTGCTGGACCGGTGATTCATTCTCAAGGGCAGGATCGATATTCGCAGATCGTCAAGGCAGATAAGCCTGTCGCCTGGTGGAAGTTCGAGGCTCCGCAAGATGGAGCCTTTCTGGATCAATCCGGAAGTGGTTTGCATGCTCGCATTCAGGGAGTAGTCGCAGCAAAGCAAGCCGGACCGCGTCCGTCTGACTATCCCGATTTTTCTCCGAAAAATCAGGCGATACGGATCGATCGTGGGAAAAATTACCTCGTTGTTCAAGATCCCGGTGCCGACTCGGTGCTCGATTTCAAAGCGGGCGATGGAATCACTCTGGAAGCTTGGGTGAAAATTGATGATCCACTTTCAGGGAGCTATCCCTACATCATCGGGAAGGGAAGAACGAATAATCCCGGTACGCACCGCAACAACCAAAGCTACTCCTTGCGTCTTGCGACAGCTGGGGGAAAAACGGCGCTCAGCTTTTTCTTTGTCGACCCAACTGGCCTCACAAAGCATATTCACGAAGCGGGGCACCGATGGACTTCCAACGCTTCTGTACCGGCGGATGGATATTGGCATCATGTCGCGGTGACATACACTTTCGGTCAGGAGAAAAGCCTGCGTGGGTATATCGACGGTAAAGCCGTTCCCGGGAAATGGGACCTTGCGGGAGACACGACTGCTGGCCCGATCGTAGATGATGATGAATTGTGGATTGGATCATCGGTTGGAGGCGGAGCTACGCTCGGAGCGTCTCTTGATGAAGTTGCAATCTACCGAACTGCTTTAAGTCCAGAGGCCATCAAAAAGCATGCGAAGGTCGACATCAAAGTCGATCATTTTGCATTTGAAGAAATCGATGGAGACCTCCCCAGTGACCACGTTCAAGTCGACATCCTCGAAACTGTTTCAGCGGGGCGAAGTTGGAAATTCTTGAACAAGGAAATGTCTCCTCTGTATCAGACAGACCTCTTTGCACTCGACCGATTACCGCAAAAATACAACAACAAGGGTCTGATTATCGACCGACCTGCTCCAAGTTTGATTCGACTCAGTAGTACGGTTGAATTCGATGCTGGTGAGTACGAATTCCGGATTCGTTCGCTCGACGCCTCTCGCCTCTACATCGATGGGAAGCTGATAGCAGAAACCGAGTTTATGAACCCTCGCGCCGATGCACATCAGGAGTATTACAGGCTCACTCAGTATGGGGACGAAATTCTTTCTCTCGCTGCAGGGCAGTTGGAAGATCACCAAAAAGTTGTGCTGACTGCAGGTAAGCACAATGTGGTGGTCTACCGACTTGTTGGGAACAAAGGGAAAGGAAATTACCTTGGAGAATTCAATGTCGGGTATGCAAAAACTGGCGAGCAGCTCAAGTTCTTGGCTCCTGAGAGGGATCTCGATTATACAGATGAAGGTTGGCTGACATTCAAAAATGAAGAACGCCAGCGACTCATCGACTGGAATCAGCGTGAACGTTTGGCGATCAGCCAGGCAGAGCAGAAATACTGGCAACAACGCCACGCATGGGCGAAAACTCAGGCGGGTCCCGAGATTGATGTTCCAGAAATTCAAGATGCACCAAGTCTGAAATCGAATCTCGACAAATTTATCTTTGCCTCATTGCAGAAGGAGGAGCTCAAGCCGACTGGCCAGATTTCAGACAGTGAGTTCTTGCGGAGAGTCTCGCTCGACACGATCGGAACAATTCCTTCTCCGAAACTCATTCAAGAGTTTTTCGAACTTCCCAAAGAGACACGTCGTGCAGAGATCATCGAGAAGTTGCTGAACGACCAAGGTTGGGCGGATCACTGGGTTGGTTACTGGCAGGATGTTCTCGCTGAAAATCCTGGCTTGACGAAACCAGAATTGAACAACTCCGGTCCGTTTCGCTGGTATCTTTATGAATCGTTCTTGGACAACAAACCTTTTGACCGATTTGTGACAGAACTTTCTCTCATGGAGGGGAGTAAATACTCTGGAGGTCCAGCTGGGTTTAGCGTTGCATCACAAAATGATGTCCCCATGGCAGCCAAGGCTCACATTCTCGGTACAGCATTCCTTGCAGTCGAAATGAAATGTGCTCGCTGCCATGATGCTCCATACCACGACGTAAAACAGGAAGACTTATTCAGCATTGCCGCTTTACTGAAGCGAGATGCACAGAAAGTCCCCGGGAGTAGTACGATTCCTCTTTCCACGGAAGAGGTTGCCAGCTTGTCAGTCAAAGTCACACTTCAGCCTGGATCTTCCGTAAAGCCGAAATGGCCTTTTGCTCAGTTTGTCTCCGCAACGGATGCGGACCATCCAGTCCTTGCGGAAGAGTTCGTTCGAAACGCTAATGACTCACGACACCAACTCGCAGCCATGCTGACCAGTCCACATAACAAACGGTTCTCACAAGTCATTGTGAACCGAGTTTGGGCGAAGTTGATTGGGCGTGGAATCGTTCAACCGGTTGATGACTGGGAAGAAGCAGAAATCTCGCACCCTGAGTTGCTGGATTATTTAAGCCGTGAGTTCATCCTGAGTGGATACGATCTCAAAGCTCTGACGCGAACAATTCTTCTGAGCGATATCTATCAGCGAGCCCCTGTGCCGGGATTGCTTGCTGACAACATTGGCGCGGAAAAGTTTCGCGGCCCGATCCGCAGAAAAATGACCGGTGAGCAACTTGCTGATTCGCTCTACGCAGCCACTGGAAAATCTTTTGGCAGTGAAAAGCTGACAATGGACGCTGATGGAAAACGACCGGACAGCATCTTTGTACATTTGGGGACACCGGAACGAGCCTGGCAACTCATTACTGTCAGTAATGAGCGGGACAGGCCGAGTATGTCGATACCGGTCGCGCAAAGCATCATCGACTTGATGTCGGCGTATGGCTGGCGTCAGCAGCGGCAAGAACCACTCACGCATCGCGAAGATCCGCTCACGGCACTTCAGCCAATGGCTTTGGCAAACGGAACTTCCTCGTTAAAAGCAATTGATTTCTCAGACGACTCAGCTCTCACACATGAAGCGCTACAGGATCAGCCGGTCGAGGTGTTTGTGGAGCATCTCTTCGAACGTCTCCTCACTCGAACCCCAACTTCTAACGAACGGGAAATGTTCAGTGGTCAATTGCGAAAAGGCTACGAAACGCGAATCGTCGCAGGGCCAGAAGCGGTTCCACCGAAGCGAATGTTCCGATCAGGAATCACCTGGATCAACCATTTCCACCCCGATGCCGACCGCGAAGCGATGGATCGATCTCGAGAAATTCTTGAAGGCGATCCCAAGTCAGTTCGTCTCGACCCCGATTGGCGACAACGAGCTGAAGATGTCGTCTGGGTCTTAGTGAACTCACCAGAATTCGTGTTCGTTCCGTAA
- a CDS encoding neutral/alkaline non-lysosomal ceramidase N-terminal domain-containing protein, giving the protein MFTKRLLFIVFVGCSGLLAFDDNSLGADEAVVAPQVYSVGAARVDVTPNTPVRLSGFGFRREESDGIQSPIYARALAIGTDEEGPTILITLDSTGISDAVVTEVSKQLAQDGISREKFAITTTHTHTAPMVKGILPTLFGQPIPEAHQKHIDQYTKELTDHLVEVSRSALKARQPAELWWGTGQVSFSKNRRSPETGPVDHGLPVLVAKSTDGKPFAVLATYACHAVTLSHNLVGGDWAGFASETIERMHPGVVGMISIGCGADQNPISGVTGDKVEVAQSQGLELATEVDRVLKNAMKPVSGALTGRIERFNLPLAELPPRSYWEERVKVGKYIGHHAQVQLDTLDRGEKLATSVPYSVQTITFGESLGMVFLPGEVVVDYAIRLRKEFDPTRVWVMAYANDTPCYIPSERVLQEGGYEGGSAMTYYNKPAKLAPGVEQLIFDSIVRLLPESYKNRQTAKADAGLPPLSPVQSLNRLTLPDDWTAQVVAAEPLTIDPVAFDFGPDGALWVCEMHDYPSGLAGNFEPGGKVRLLRDVNNDGVYDRSTLFIDNLPFPTGVTVWKKGVLICAAPDIIYAEDTNGDGKADVRRVLFSGFGTENYQARVNSLTYGLDGWVYGACGLFGGNIKSHITGETVLLGNRDFRIDPDQGILEPLTGRTQQGRVRNDQGDWFGCSNGQPCWHYPLLTGETRPGLATAPLITSVPSGNGRQLFPEIEDYQRFKLSGPAGQVTAACGLGIYRDDWLGHNLSGNAIVCEPVNLLLHRRVLEPNGLTFTGKRAVGEESSEVVTSTDNWFRPVQVRTGPDGGLWVADMSRGVIEHPRWIPEELRKNLDVRAGDRQGRIIRILPTGLKARPTPLLSEMTSAQLVETLKSPNGIQRDLAQQLLFWNPDDSVILDLRVLATSESSTPSRVAALWVLARYNALTFNTLQNVLSASDPQLRRQAARVIAEQSQKIEQPEKLLQILRNEKDLLVVRELVEALRALKGDSSTNWLAELYPNYLQDRYLKFAILRAVDDAHWGLFVSQVLKNVEATQQTLPLVEPLLSVSLASHNEGAMKPLLATILPEKGETTRFPSLVEQVAVAVARNPKLAANWFDQESNQRLQALKVDARSNIGNEELAESVRLSSAGLLGLDPENVDADLDLLAAQLGSQTSPSLQQRLILVMGRTAHDRVPELLFDKWTSLGPSANQKILDLLLSRHEYSMQFLTAIEEKEIAANVLDATRRQILLQHPNAEVKTRAESVFKTSTDSTRAAVIEKYRTALSLTGNPENGAKVYQKNCRICHQLNDQGFAVGPALSESKNKAWSALLNSVLNPNEAVDQRYAVYVAATVDGRVQQGLLTSEDRESITLKGQEAKLTTIPRNEIEVLQSTGRSMMPEGLEKEMTAQDFADIFAYITERNKSGEEDTEPLAVVAQKLLDDALPNQERQDYLAKHLHDPSGLIQQMIDDLPANDLDEEYRRIPWIWRVAIAAGKENDSQKLLAILDSCLPELDGKLTDWQSVVIGGGVVNGISIQGDWPHERIAELIGNDRELRSRWLHTISEAEKMSDNEAIKPGTRYDALRIIAMSGWDRSGQQLVSYIGDKGKPQLQMGAVSGLVDVPDPPATQALISHLHQLNPTNLQLAIDGLLRSETRAIALLNAIADGKVSKELLNEKSRDALKKSKSKKVQEAARKIFSD; this is encoded by the coding sequence ATGTTCACAAAGAGATTGCTGTTTATCGTCTTCGTTGGTTGCTCCGGGCTACTTGCCTTTGATGATAATTCGCTCGGTGCTGATGAAGCTGTCGTTGCTCCACAAGTCTATTCTGTTGGCGCTGCCCGAGTTGATGTGACGCCTAACACGCCGGTCCGCTTGAGCGGATTCGGATTTCGTCGAGAAGAGTCTGATGGAATTCAGTCTCCGATCTATGCACGCGCGCTTGCGATCGGAACTGACGAAGAAGGTCCAACGATCTTAATCACTTTGGATTCGACAGGAATTTCAGATGCTGTCGTCACTGAAGTTTCGAAGCAACTCGCACAGGATGGAATCTCCCGCGAGAAGTTCGCAATCACGACCACGCATACCCACACAGCACCAATGGTTAAAGGAATCCTCCCGACCCTGTTCGGACAACCGATTCCCGAGGCGCATCAGAAGCATATTGATCAGTACACTAAGGAACTGACGGACCACTTGGTCGAGGTTTCCCGGTCGGCACTCAAAGCACGTCAGCCAGCTGAACTATGGTGGGGAACCGGACAAGTTTCATTTTCCAAGAATCGCCGCAGCCCTGAGACTGGTCCAGTTGACCACGGGTTACCTGTACTGGTTGCCAAGTCAACTGATGGAAAACCGTTCGCCGTTCTGGCAACGTATGCCTGCCATGCTGTGACGCTCTCTCATAATCTCGTCGGAGGAGACTGGGCTGGGTTTGCTTCGGAAACCATCGAGCGGATGCACCCCGGTGTTGTCGGCATGATTTCAATTGGTTGCGGTGCAGATCAGAATCCGATTTCAGGCGTTACGGGTGATAAAGTCGAAGTTGCTCAATCGCAAGGGCTAGAATTGGCCACGGAAGTTGATCGTGTGCTGAAGAATGCCATGAAGCCGGTTTCAGGTGCCCTGACCGGTCGTATTGAACGATTCAATCTCCCACTCGCTGAGCTACCACCTCGATCATATTGGGAAGAGCGAGTGAAAGTCGGAAAGTACATCGGGCATCACGCTCAGGTTCAACTGGACACTCTGGACCGTGGTGAAAAACTTGCCACGTCTGTTCCGTATTCTGTGCAAACAATCACGTTTGGCGAGAGCCTGGGAATGGTTTTTCTCCCCGGTGAAGTTGTGGTCGACTACGCCATTCGCCTTCGCAAGGAATTTGATCCCACACGAGTTTGGGTGATGGCATACGCGAATGATACTCCTTGCTATATCCCGTCTGAGCGTGTGCTTCAGGAAGGAGGATACGAAGGTGGGAGTGCAATGACCTACTACAACAAACCAGCGAAGTTAGCCCCCGGTGTGGAACAGCTGATCTTCGATTCCATCGTTCGATTACTTCCCGAATCTTACAAAAACAGACAGACTGCGAAAGCTGATGCCGGTCTCCCTCCACTTTCTCCTGTACAGTCGTTGAACCGTCTCACTTTACCAGATGACTGGACTGCTCAGGTTGTCGCCGCCGAACCGTTGACGATCGATCCGGTCGCTTTCGATTTCGGACCTGACGGGGCTCTTTGGGTTTGCGAAATGCACGACTACCCGTCTGGACTCGCGGGAAACTTTGAGCCAGGAGGGAAAGTTCGACTCCTGAGAGATGTCAACAATGATGGAGTTTACGACAGGTCGACTCTGTTCATCGACAATCTTCCCTTCCCCACGGGAGTGACCGTCTGGAAGAAGGGCGTTTTGATCTGTGCCGCCCCAGATATTATTTACGCAGAAGATACGAACGGCGACGGCAAGGCAGATGTAAGGCGTGTGCTATTTTCCGGCTTCGGAACCGAAAATTATCAGGCCCGCGTCAACAGCCTCACTTATGGGCTGGACGGTTGGGTTTATGGAGCATGCGGCCTGTTCGGAGGAAACATTAAATCGCACATCACAGGTGAGACCGTCCTGCTCGGGAATCGTGATTTCCGAATTGATCCAGATCAAGGAATCCTTGAGCCGCTCACCGGCCGAACTCAACAGGGGCGAGTTCGCAATGATCAAGGAGACTGGTTCGGCTGCAGCAACGGTCAACCTTGCTGGCATTACCCACTTCTGACCGGGGAGACTCGCCCAGGTTTAGCAACAGCTCCGCTGATCACATCTGTCCCGAGTGGAAATGGACGCCAACTGTTTCCAGAGATTGAAGACTACCAGCGTTTCAAACTCTCCGGGCCAGCGGGGCAAGTTACTGCGGCATGTGGTTTGGGGATCTATCGAGACGATTGGCTGGGGCACAATCTTTCCGGAAATGCAATTGTTTGTGAACCTGTAAATCTTTTGTTGCATCGCCGAGTACTGGAACCGAATGGTCTGACGTTTACCGGGAAACGTGCTGTTGGAGAGGAGTCTTCCGAAGTCGTGACCTCAACCGATAACTGGTTTCGCCCGGTGCAGGTTCGCACTGGTCCAGATGGTGGACTTTGGGTCGCGGATATGTCTCGCGGAGTGATTGAGCATCCACGCTGGATTCCCGAAGAACTTCGCAAAAACCTTGATGTCCGAGCCGGTGATCGCCAAGGCCGCATCATCCGAATTCTCCCGACAGGACTCAAGGCTCGCCCGACTCCTTTGCTATCGGAAATGACCTCTGCGCAACTGGTCGAAACGCTGAAATCACCAAATGGAATCCAGCGCGATCTCGCTCAACAGCTTTTATTTTGGAACCCGGATGATTCAGTTATTTTAGATTTACGCGTGCTCGCAACATCTGAATCCTCAACGCCATCGCGTGTCGCAGCACTCTGGGTTCTGGCACGTTATAACGCACTAACATTCAACACTTTGCAAAATGTATTGAGTGCATCTGATCCGCAACTTCGTCGACAAGCTGCCCGCGTTATTGCGGAGCAGTCGCAAAAGATCGAACAGCCTGAAAAGTTGCTTCAGATACTCCGGAACGAAAAAGACTTGTTAGTTGTCAGGGAACTCGTCGAGGCATTAAGAGCCTTGAAGGGAGATTCAAGCACGAACTGGCTCGCGGAACTATATCCAAATTACTTGCAAGATCGCTATTTGAAGTTTGCTATCTTGCGAGCGGTTGACGACGCTCATTGGGGACTCTTTGTATCACAAGTGCTGAAGAACGTTGAAGCAACACAACAGACGTTACCACTCGTTGAACCTCTCCTTTCAGTCAGCCTGGCTTCTCATAACGAAGGGGCGATGAAGCCACTGCTCGCGACCATCCTTCCTGAAAAAGGTGAAACGACGCGTTTCCCTTCACTCGTCGAGCAAGTTGCTGTTGCAGTTGCGAGAAACCCGAAACTGGCAGCGAATTGGTTTGATCAAGAATCGAACCAGCGACTTCAGGCACTCAAGGTGGATGCACGGTCGAACATTGGAAATGAGGAACTGGCTGAATCGGTCCGTTTGTCATCTGCTGGATTATTGGGACTTGATCCGGAAAATGTCGATGCCGACCTTGATTTGCTCGCAGCCCAACTCGGCTCTCAAACTTCTCCATCACTCCAACAGCGTTTGATTTTAGTGATGGGAAGAACAGCACACGATCGAGTTCCAGAGTTACTGTTCGACAAGTGGACTTCACTCGGACCGTCAGCAAATCAAAAGATTTTAGATTTGCTCCTGAGTCGCCACGAATATTCAATGCAATTTCTGACAGCCATTGAAGAAAAAGAAATCGCAGCGAACGTACTTGATGCGACACGGCGTCAAATTCTTTTACAACATCCAAACGCTGAAGTGAAAACGCGGGCTGAATCTGTTTTCAAAACATCAACTGACTCGACACGAGCAGCTGTCATCGAGAAGTATCGAACCGCTCTCAGTTTGACCGGAAACCCAGAGAATGGAGCAAAGGTTTATCAGAAAAATTGTCGTATTTGCCATCAACTTAACGATCAGGGGTTCGCTGTGGGGCCAGCACTCAGTGAGTCGAAAAACAAGGCTTGGTCAGCATTGTTGAATTCGGTCCTCAATCCGAACGAAGCAGTTGACCAAAGATACGCCGTCTATGTCGCTGCAACGGTCGATGGGCGTGTGCAGCAAGGTTTGCTCACCAGCGAAGACCGCGAGTCGATCACACTCAAAGGGCAAGAGGCCAAACTTACCACCATTCCAAGAAATGAAATAGAAGTCCTTCAAAGCACTGGGCGATCAATGATGCCTGAAGGTCTTGAAAAAGAGATGACCGCTCAGGACTTTGCGGATATTTTTGCATACATCACTGAACGAAATAAATCGGGCGAGGAGGATACCGAACCACTGGCAGTCGTCGCTCAAAAGCTTCTCGACGATGCTTTGCCGAATCAAGAACGGCAGGACTATCTCGCAAAACACTTGCACGATCCATCAGGGTTAATTCAACAGATGATCGACGATTTGCCTGCCAATGATCTTGACGAAGAGTACCGACGAATCCCCTGGATCTGGCGTGTTGCCATCGCTGCAGGCAAAGAAAACGATTCACAGAAGCTTCTGGCAATTCTCGATTCTTGTCTTCCAGAACTTGATGGAAAGCTGACTGACTGGCAATCGGTTGTCATTGGTGGTGGTGTCGTCAATGGTATTTCAATTCAAGGGGATTGGCCACACGAACGTATTGCAGAACTCATTGGAAACGATCGGGAGCTTCGAAGTCGCTGGCTGCATACAATTTCCGAAGCAGAAAAAATGAGTGACAATGAAGCGATCAAACCGGGCACACGATATGACGCACTGCGTATCATCGCGATGTCCGGTTGGGATCGTAGTGGTCAGCAACTCGTTAGCTACATTGGCGACAAGGGAAAGCCACAGCTTCAGATGGGGGCGGTCAGCGGACTTGTTGATGTTCCAGATCCTCCAGCGACGCAGGCTCTGATTTCGCATCTTCACCAGCTCAATCCAACGAATCTTCAGCTCGCCATCGATGGGCTCCTCCGTTCCGAAACAAGAGCAATCGCGTTGCTGAACGCGATTGCTGATGGGAAGGTCAGCAAAGAGCTTCTCAACGAAAAGTCCCGCGACGCTTTGAAAAAATCAAAGTCGAAAAAGGTTCAGGAGGCTGCAAGGAAAATCTTCAGTGACTAG
- the pyrF gene encoding orotidine-5'-phosphate decarboxylase: MASYVERLHQAIQKKKTPALVGLDPRWDQIPAEIQNSADASGGTCGEIQAKAYEEFCLRIIDVVAPLVPAVKPQSAFFEACGPAGVIALRNVIQAARQAGLLVVCDAKRGDIGSTAQAYAAAYLAGEDPKSAPFGADCLTVNPYMGVDTLQPFVDRAKEVEAGLYVLVRTSNPGAGDFQDRETDSTKLFENVADRVEALSQEMANGNDYSSIGAVIGATYPKELDELRKRMPHVPLLVPGYGSQGGTSADVAGAFDQNGLGAIVNSSRGIIFGFQKGKLAEEFGEEKWEAGVEAATRLMIEDLAANTPAGNL, encoded by the coding sequence ATGGCCTCCTATGTCGAGCGGTTGCATCAGGCAATCCAAAAAAAGAAAACTCCTGCACTCGTCGGTCTCGACCCACGTTGGGATCAGATTCCTGCCGAGATCCAAAATTCCGCAGATGCGAGTGGAGGAACGTGTGGCGAGATTCAGGCAAAAGCTTATGAAGAATTCTGCTTAAGAATTATCGATGTCGTCGCACCTCTGGTTCCAGCAGTGAAGCCGCAATCTGCCTTCTTTGAAGCTTGCGGTCCTGCAGGAGTCATCGCCCTGCGGAACGTCATTCAGGCAGCTAGACAGGCTGGATTGCTTGTCGTTTGTGACGCCAAACGTGGAGACATCGGCTCGACCGCCCAGGCGTATGCGGCAGCTTACCTCGCCGGTGAGGATCCAAAGTCGGCTCCGTTCGGGGCGGACTGTCTGACGGTCAATCCTTACATGGGTGTCGATACGCTGCAACCATTTGTGGATCGAGCAAAAGAGGTCGAAGCCGGTCTTTATGTGCTTGTTCGGACAAGTAATCCGGGGGCGGGCGATTTTCAGGATCGTGAAACAGACTCGACGAAACTCTTCGAGAATGTTGCCGACCGTGTGGAAGCTCTCTCGCAGGAAATGGCCAACGGCAACGACTACAGCTCCATCGGTGCCGTCATCGGTGCGACCTATCCGAAGGAACTCGACGAACTTCGAAAGCGAATGCCTCATGTCCCGCTGTTAGTTCCCGGGTACGGAAGCCAGGGCGGAACATCAGCTGACGTCGCAGGTGCTTTTGATCAGAATGGTCTCGGAGCGATTGTGAATTCCTCACGGGGAATCATCTTCGGTTTCCAAAAAGGAAAACTCGCTGAGGAATTCGGCGAAGAAAAATGGGAAGCCGGAGTCGAAGCTGCAACAAGATTGATGATCGAAGATCTTGCAGCCAATACACCAGCCGGAAATTTGTAA